A section of the Rhea pennata isolate bPtePen1 chromosome 24, bPtePen1.pri, whole genome shotgun sequence genome encodes:
- the FXYD2 gene encoding sodium/potassium-transporting ATPase subunit gamma isoform X1, which produces MPCERCPSQGIREGCAASTQPGHIAPDSCKRRRRVATCTSVQRRRDSSACWNCRGNFNLLGQKKQEFGNPLLARLDLREIRACFLAVLFPEQALEQDLDRFTYDYDTVRNGGLIFAVVAFVIGLLIILSQRFHCGGKRKRRQGDEEDL; this is translated from the exons atgccgtgcgAGCGGTGCCCTTCCCAGGGCATCCGTGAAGGCTGCGCTGCGAGCACGCAGCCGGGGCACATCGCACCCGACTCCTGCAAGCGACGGAGGCGGGTCGCCACGTGCACCTCCGTCCAGAGACGGAGGGACTCCTCTGCATGCTGGAACTGCAGGGGGAACTTTAACTTGCTGGggcaaaaaaagcaggaatttgGGAATCCTTTACTCGCCCGGCTAGATCTTAGAGAGATCCGAGCGTGCTTCCTTGCGGTCCTCTTTCCTG AGCAAGCGCTCGAGCAGGACCTGGACAGGTTCACCTACG ACTATGACACCGTCCGCAACGGGGGACTGATCTTCGCTGTGGTGGCTTTCGTCATCGGGCTCCTCATCATCCTCA GCCAGCGGTTCCACTGCGGAggcaagaggaagaggag GCAAGGGGACGAGGAAGACCTGTAG
- the FXYD2 gene encoding sodium/potassium-transporting ATPase subunit gamma isoform X2, producing the protein MRFASQLMRSPGGACSQSDGRRAGTMGDEQALEQDLDRFTYDYDTVRNGGLIFAVVAFVIGLLIILSQRFHCGGKRKRRQGDEEDL; encoded by the exons ATGAGGTTTGCCTCCCAATTAATGCGCTCTCCCGGGGGCGCCTGCTCGCAGAGCGACGGACGGCGTGCCGGCACGATGGGCGACG AGCAAGCGCTCGAGCAGGACCTGGACAGGTTCACCTACG ACTATGACACCGTCCGCAACGGGGGACTGATCTTCGCTGTGGTGGCTTTCGTCATCGGGCTCCTCATCATCCTCA GCCAGCGGTTCCACTGCGGAggcaagaggaagaggag GCAAGGGGACGAGGAAGACCTGTAG
- the FXYD6 gene encoding FXYD domain-containing ion transport regulator 6, with translation MEAALIFLCSLLVPAALADAATEEKENDPFNYDYQSLRIGGLVFAVVLFTVGILLILSRRCRCSFNQKPRAPGDEEAQPENLVASNATGAQKAEN, from the exons ATGGAAGCGGCGCTGATCTTCCTGTGCTCCCTGCTGGTGCCGGCGGCTCTGGCGGACG CGGCCACCGAGGAGAAGGAGAACGATCCCTTCAACTACG ACTACCAGAGCCTGCGGATCGGCGGGCTGGTGTTCGCCGTGGTCCTGTTCACCGTCGGCATCCTCCTGATACTCA GCCGGAGGTGCAGGTGCAGTTTCAACCAGAAGCCCAG GGCTCCGGGGGACGAAGAGGCTCAGCCCGAGAACTTGGTTGCCTCCAACG CGACGGGAGCTCAGAAAGCGGAGAACTGA